The Streptomyces sp. NBC_00344 genome includes a window with the following:
- a CDS encoding endo-1,4-beta-xylanase has protein sequence MLRTRHCAMAGIAATALLVSALTLPEASAAGPAAARHSKPEHQASPDSLGGLGLRAGLRIGTAVDTTALAGDAPYRAAVAGEFTSVTPENVMKWEVVEPERGSYDWSAADRLVDFAGTHGQLVRGHTLVWHSQLPSWLTAGDFSSDELRDILHRHITDEMTHFKGRIWQWDVVNEAFNDDGTLRDSIWLQKLGPGYIADAFRWAHQADPRAKLFINDYNIEGVNAKSTALRDLVAQLRKQHVPIDGVGIQGHLDVQYIAPHDIADNMARFEALGLDTAVTEADVRITLPVDATKSEAQNEAYSVLLQGCLLTRHCTDFTVWGFTDRYSWVPATFPGEGAANIMDENYRAKSAYSALSQDLKLSAGRH, from the coding sequence CAGAACCCGACACTGCGCCATGGCCGGAATCGCTGCCACAGCCCTGCTCGTCTCGGCCCTCACCCTGCCGGAAGCGTCCGCGGCCGGCCCGGCCGCCGCCCGTCACAGCAAGCCGGAGCACCAGGCGTCGCCGGACTCCCTCGGCGGCCTCGGTCTGCGGGCCGGACTGCGCATCGGCACGGCGGTCGACACCACCGCGCTCGCCGGCGACGCACCCTATCGGGCCGCCGTTGCCGGGGAGTTCACCTCCGTCACCCCGGAGAACGTCATGAAATGGGAGGTCGTCGAGCCCGAGCGCGGCAGCTACGACTGGAGCGCCGCCGACCGGCTGGTCGACTTCGCCGGGACTCACGGGCAGCTGGTCCGCGGACACACCCTGGTCTGGCACAGCCAGCTGCCCTCCTGGCTCACCGCCGGAGACTTCAGCAGCGACGAGCTGCGGGACATCCTGCACCGGCACATCACCGACGAGATGACCCACTTCAAGGGCAGGATCTGGCAGTGGGACGTCGTCAATGAGGCCTTCAACGACGACGGCACCCTGCGGGACAGCATCTGGCTCCAGAAGCTCGGCCCGGGTTATATCGCCGACGCCTTCCGCTGGGCCCATCAGGCGGACCCCCGGGCCAAGTTGTTCATCAACGACTACAACATCGAGGGTGTCAACGCGAAGAGCACCGCCCTGCGCGACCTGGTCGCCCAGCTGCGGAAGCAGCATGTCCCCATCGACGGAGTCGGGATCCAGGGTCACCTGGACGTTCAGTACATCGCCCCGCACGACATCGCGGACAACATGGCGCGCTTCGAGGCCCTCGGTCTCGACACCGCGGTCACCGAGGCGGACGTCCGGATCACCCTTCCCGTCGACGCCACCAAGTCGGAGGCGCAGAACGAGGCGTACAGCGTACTGCTGCAGGGCTGTCTGCTCACCCGGCACTGCACCGACTTCACCGTCTGGGGCTTCACCGACAGGTACTCCTGGGTGCCCGCGACGTTTCCCGGTGAGGGTGCGGCGAACATCATGGACGAGAACTACCGGGCCAAGTCGGCCTACTCCGCCCTCAGCCAGGACCTGAAGCTGAGCGCGGGCAGGCACTGA